One Vanrija pseudolonga chromosome 5, complete sequence genomic window, CTCTGCAAGAACTCGGGCGTTGTGTTGGGCTTGGCGTCGGGGTACTTGCTGGGGAAGTCGGTAACGGCAACCTGTGTGGACGTTAGCTTGGCCCCTCTGCTCGACCTGCCTGTGCATAGTCGTTGAGCCACTGAGGCCCGGCCGAAAGGACGTAGCGATTGCCTGTGGCCTTCTCCTTTGTGAGGGCCAGCACCATACCATGGGCGACTGACTGTCAGCTCATGACACATCAACTGCACGCACCGTCCCGGGGGTCGACAAGGTTGTACACCGACTGCGAGTTGGTGGCTGGTGGGAGGCCCGGTGACAGCAGCCACTTGAGGAAGCCTTGGCGCGTCAGCCTGCTCAAAATGAAGGCACCACCAACCTGCTGAGCCTGAAGGATCGGCACCCTCGGGTGTGTACTGCTGGAATGGGCCCATGATCTAGGGTACGAGTCAGACCCGCAGCAGCCTTCTGCTTCGGGACTCACAACGGTGGGCAAAATCGTGACGCCATCAAAGGCCCGAGGGTCAGACTGGAAGTAGTCCCAGAATGCCTTTTCAGCCAACGTCTTGCTAGCTAGCAACCGTCAGCCTCGGCTTGGCAACTGATAGAGGTAATCACCATGGTACTTGGCAAATCCTGAAGCAGCCGCTCCGTCCCGCTCACAAGCGTCCACGTCCTCCGTGTTCCATACTGTCGGCATCAGCAAGGTTAAGGTGTTGGAGACTTGCATTCCTCCGTCAAGTTGAGCGGGCCGCCACTGACGGGAACTCCAATAGCCGCAATGGACGAGATCTGCACGACGCGACGGACGGCGGGGTTGTGGGTGTGGAGAGACGCGAGGAGCCCAGTCACGCCTTGCACGGCAGGGCCGATGATGTCGGCGGGATCTCCGGGGTATTCAAGGTTGACAGGCGACGCGTTGTGCACTACGGCAGCAACGCTTTGGACTGCAGCATCATAGGCCCCGTCCTGTTGGGTCAGTGACGGTCAAGCGCAGTGATCACCTTTGACATGTCCTCCACTATCGTGAATTCCAGGGGCTGGCCGGGGAACAATGACAGCAGGTACTCTCCCTTTGCCGCCGAGCGGACGGTCCCACGAACGCGAAAGTTGGAGTCAAGGAGGGCCTTGACGAGGTGAGTGCCAAGGTGCCCAGAGGCACCGGTGACGAGAACCAAGGATCCTGGGTCGACTACAGGCATGGTGATGGGAATCGACAATGTGGGCTGCCTGTCTGGCTTCCCATGGCTCCCTCTTTAACATCACTGCCGTTGCATCGAGCGCGGTCTGACGATGCGGGCAAAGCGGGCAACATTACGCAGCATGCATGTGCACGTTGGTGACATTGGGTGCGTGCTCGTTGTTGAATGGGTGATTCCAGTCAGCTTCGGCGACATTGCCAGCAATGTTTATCTAAAAGCTGTCCATGGCCGTCGGTCAAATCGTTGCATCGCTGATTGTTGTGACTGCGGCGagccagccgcagccgccaaACACGAGGGAGGCTGTTCCCAGGCGGCAGACGGACCTGTCCCGCTCCGACACCCGCCGCTCGATACCTCCGGCTGCCTCTGTCATCGCTGCCGTAAGCGACAACTGAGCGGCTGGTGCATAAGGTTGCGACGTATCCCGTCTCCGCCCATGCATGTTACTGCTTCTAGATACATCTGATGGGGCGGCCGTGTGCACGAGGGAACtaagcaacaacaacatcacCACAACCCCCATACGGCAAACGCGTGAATGTGTATGCGTGAGGGTCGACTGTGCAGCTACCACGACGCCGTTGTGGTTCATCAAGCTTGCCCCGCGCCTGGGTACCAGGCGCCAGAGATCCACGACTCCAGCTGGGCATCCATTTTGGAGATGCCGTCGAGATCGAGGGGAGTTTGGGCATCTGGGTATCGTTAGACACTGCCGCGGTAAAGGACCACCGCACTCACCGCCCAGCGGGAACCACGCCGCCAGATCCTACGTACGTGTCAGCAGGGGACTTTGACGTTCCGTATGCCGCAACAACTCACGGCCATGCCAAGGACGTCGTCGGTCATCTCGTTGACGCCTCCCATCTgtccgagctgctcgccttGCTCCAAGCCGCCCCACGGGAATTGCATGGGCACAAAGTTGAgaggcggctgctgctcctccccgTTTTGCGGTTCTTGCACCGGACGGGGCGGCGCTGGGTCCTCTGGACTTGGGTGGCTGAGGGGTGTGTACGGCAAGATGCCTTGGCGCCGCGAtcgcgccagcgtcgcccgTAGCATCTCTACGAACGAGACTGGCATGTGCATCAGCACGAGGTTGACAAGCAAGGTGCACTCACATTCCGGCATTTTGCGGAGGAGCTTGTCAATGTCGAAGCTTACTTGGTGTAGATCGCACACCTCGGGGAAGAGGCTGACCATGCGGATCAGGTAGCGGGCCatggcaacgacgccgacgtctgCACGAGTTAGCTTATGCCCAACTCATGCCGAGCCTACTCACAGAAGAAGTGGTTACCAGTGACTGCAGAGGTTAGCCTGGAGGTTCCAGGTGTGACTCACCAAACTCTGCCGCCCTTTCGGGATGGTCGCTGCCAATCGACGCAACGAGGTAGGCAGCAGCGCGTACGGCCGAACCAAGCCACTGGCGTCGCTCGAGGGACAGCGATGACACTTCGGATGGCTCGCGGACGCCAACGAGCGCAACTGAGTTGGCGTAGATCCTGTTTCCAGTGTCAGTCTCGTAGCAAGCCCGATCCGGCAGCTACCCACGTCGCATATGCCCTGTGTCGGCCCACTGATGTTGTCAGCTCATCCCCATCCGTCTCAAGCCCGGATGCTCACGTTCTTCTACCAGGAAGTGGTCGTCTGGGACGCCGATACGGTCTGTTGCCGGTCAGCTCAGTCATCCAAGGCTGACTCACGATAATGGTCGCACCAGTGCTCGTAGATAGTCCTGATCTGGTGGTTGATCTCGCGCAGCTGATGGTCCACTTCGGCTGGGTCGCGTACCGCGTCGGCATCATATGGCCTCAGGAGCGGCTCTGCAGTGTCAATGCCATACCCAGCTGGCGGCCACTCACCTCGAACTTGAAGCAGCTCGACAGACACCATGAATCGAGCATCCAGGGTCGTGGCCAATGGATGGTCGAGGATAGCTCTGGTCTGCTCGGCCTTGAAATGGGTTGGAGCGGGGAACGGGAGGGGGAGATGGTAGTTTAGCGACATTCTGTCATCAGCATgatccacctcgacgagacGCACTCGTATGTGAGCTTGACGAGCTGATGCGAGTCAGCGACAGTTATTGCAAGCAACTCACGGCCAGCCAAATACGAGCACCGATGATCAGGGGCCGTTGACGCTCTAGGAACTCGGGGGACTTGTTCCAGCTGTCCCGCATCCTCAGTAGATAGGGGATGCACTTGAAGAGACCCATATCCACGCTGGGGGTGGTAAGTTTTAGCTCATCGACGTAGCACTCACGCAATCGTAGTGGCATGGCCTACAACTGTCAGCGTCACCGTCGACACTGGTTTGACTTACAACACAGACGCCACGTCGAGTCACCCCAACAGGTGAGCAGTGCTACGGATTGGTGAGCGGGGTGTGTGACCAACGCAGCCATGGGACTCACTCAAAGCCTGCACTGTCTCGAGTGCCGATACAGGGGAGAACAAGGTAAGTCTAGCTGCGATCGTCAGATCTGCCAAAACCATAGCGACTTACCTAGATGCTCGCAATGCTCCTTGAAGCGCTTggagagcggcgagggaggcCCCGCCCCTTCCCTAGCCCTTGCGGCAGCCAGGAGAAGGACAGTTAGGAGGAatggcgagcgacgacgcagtcTGGGCAGGTGTCAGCAGCGCTACACATCTCGTACTCACTCGTCCCATGTGTCCTCTCTCGGATCCAAGATGGGCACAAACTGATGCGAAAAGGCAAAGAATCTGGACGTTAGCCGAGCCCGGCACATACACCCACCTGTCAAACAGCTCCTTGCCCTCTGATTCCGAGCAAAGACCCAGCTCGATGGGGTCAGTTCCTTGCCGCATCTTATCTTTGGGGCTGTGTTGACTCCatccgtcgtcgtcgagcgcacgacggcgctTGGTGCTTCTCAAACTCGAGTTGGGATGGAGCGTGGGGCGGTAGTGCAGGCCTTCGCTCTCATCGATGGCCCCGCCACCCTCATCACGCAGCCGAacttcctcctcgcggtcGGTCAGACCTCGGAACGCCTCCATGCGCACAGCGGACTCGAGGGggtcgtcttcctcggaATTCGACCTCGGGGCACgggacagcggcgagcgggtcggAGCTGTGCGATAGTGGTCGCTAGGCGCCCCCATGGTGTCGGAGGGCGTCGAGTTGGCATAGACAACTGAGGGCGTCGACTTGAGATGGTGCGTCGACGTTGCCCAACTTGACTGCCGGGCAATGAGGTTCGAGTTGGACGGCGAGCGCTCTGCGGACTGCCGCTGGTCGTACCGGGGAGAGCTGCCATCTGCACTTTGGCTCCGTGGACCGGtgggtgcaggtgcaggtgcaggtgcaggcgcggctggcgcgctggTGGACTGCGCCATAGGCATCCGCAGAAGAAACGTCGAGATGTCATCCAGCTTGCGGTTCATGTTGGATACCTGTCCCTCGAGAAGATCAAGGCGGCTGCAGCGTGTCAGTGTCCTGCTTGAAACTTCGCATACGCACGACTTGCTCGTGTCCCCAATGTCCTCGCCAGGGAGTCGCATCCGCACAACCACTGGAGCAAACTTGCACTCGAGCTTCATATTCCGGCACCGCTTACACGGTGGGTTCTCCTTGTCGATACATCGAATCTTCATCTTGCGGCAAGCATCCTGTTGGTGTTGGCGTGGAGCAGAGGTTAATAGATCAGCCAACTCACACATGCACCTGGGGAGAGCCGTCAGCAACTGCGCGGACCGCCATTAGCCGACGACACTCACGATTGACATCCTTGTTATCGGCATTGCCCATGTCGGGCGGAGTGTGACCATGGCCCTCGCTGCGACTTGGGGGCGAGACATGCCGGTCCCCCTGGGGACGATGATGCACCGACATGGCGGCTCAGAGTGTGATTGTCCGAGTCTCCGAGAGCAGAGCTAcggccgacagcgacgtcAGCTGGGAGGGAGGGCGAAGGGCGGTTGTAGCCGGAGAGACGCCGGCGCCTGTGGTGACTGCCCAAGAGTGATCGGCAGAGTGGTGGCGAAGAGCGAGTCAATGCGATCTGCCACCTGATTGAACAATGTCTAGAACACAAGCTACCAGTGGGCAGACTGTAAatgtgtgtgcgtgtgctaACTGTCGAGAAAGAAGCGGCCAGATCTCGGAGTCTCTTCGGAGGTGTCCAACCGAAAGAGGCGGTTATGATGCTGCTGCGGGAGTGTGGAGTGGGGCAGGGGGCAGTGGCCAGGAGCAAGCAAACCACGGGGGACCACGGGTCACATGACTTTCGCGTGGAGAAGTGGGACACGAGTGGGACCAGGGATACCCAGAGAGATCCTAGGAAACCCTCGACCCTCGGCTTCACATGAGGTCTTTTCTACAATTTAGATCTGGGGCAAAGCACACCCATCACCCCTAAAGTCCGAGCCAGCCGCCCACACAACCTTGCCCGTGCGCTTGTCCACCGTCCGGAGGATCACCTGGCCCTTGCCAAAGAACTGCTGCTCTGGA contains:
- the priB_10 gene encoding Protein priB, which encodes MSRPQVAARAMVTLRPTWAMPITRMSIVSVDACRKMKIRCIDKENPPCKRCRNMKLECKFAPVVVRMRLPGEDIGDTSKSRLDLLEGQVSNMNRKLDDISTFLLRMPMAQSTSAPAAPAPAPAPAPTGPRSQSADGSSPRYDQRQSAERSPSNSNLIARQSSWATSTHHLKSTPSVVYANSTPSDTMGAPSDHYRTAPTRSPLSRAPRSNSEEDDPLESAVRMEAFRGLTDREEEVRLRDEGGGAIDESEGLHYRPTLHPNSSLRSTKRRRALDDDGWSQHSPKDKMRQGTDPIELGLCSESEGKELFDRFFAFSHQFVPILDPREDTWDELRRRSPFLLTVLLLAAARAREGAGPPSPLSKRFKEHCEHLARLTLFSPVSALETVQALTLLTCWGDSTWRLCCHATTIAVDMGLFKCIPYLLRMRDSWNKSPEFLERQRPLIIGARIWLALVKLTYEMSLNYHLPLPFPAPTHFKAEQTRAILDHPLATTLDARFMVSVELLQVREPLLRPYDADAVRDPAEVDHQLREINHQIRTIYEHWCDHYHRIGVPDDHFLVEELGRHRAYATIYANSVALVGVREPSEVSSLSLERRQWLGSAVRAAAYLVASIGSDHPERAAEFVTGNHFFYVGVVAMARYLIRMVSLFPEVCDLHQVSFDIDKLLRKMPEFSFVEMLRATLARSRRQGILPYTPLSHPSPEDPAPPRPVQEPQNGEEQQPPLNFVPMQFPWGGLEQGEQLGQMGGVNEMTDDVLGMADLAAWFPLGDAQTPLDLDGISKMDAQLESWISGAWYPGAGQA
- the ARI1_1 gene encoding NADPH-dependent aldehyde reductase ARI1; translated protein: MQVSNTLTLLMPTVWNTEDVDACERDGAAASGFAKYHASKTLAEKAFWDYFQSDPRAFDGVTILPTVIMGPFQQYTPEGADPSGSAGFLKWLLSPGLPPATNSQSVYNLVDPRDVAHGMVLALTKEKATGNRYVLSAGPHKYPDAKPNTTPEFLQSLQSTAIVYDGSKITRELGLRYRPKLETIRDTMAAF
- the ARI1_1 gene encoding Ketoreductase azaE, producing the protein MPVVDPGSLVLVTGASGHLGTHLVKALLDSNFRVRGTVRSAAKGEYLLSLFPGQPLEFTIVEDMSKDGAYDAAVQSVAAVVHNASPVNLEYPGDPADIIGPAVQGVTGLLASLHTHNPAVRRVVQISSIAAIGVPVSGGPLNLTEECKSPTP